In Acidimicrobiia bacterium, one genomic interval encodes:
- a CDS encoding MMPL family transporter yields MRATMRQPGEQQSSMVSTTRLERLATWCYDHRRRVVRVWLAVLVAVIAVGAFVVTGHFEDKFGQGHGDSRTTQTLLDQRFPTRAGDTADIVFHTPGPVAAPATRQSMQAVIASVVHLPRVVSVRGPFDPTAHGQVALDGHTAYAVIQFDARTASLAKPDLVKVVDTARAANRPGLQVELGGPPINKAEGIKLGSSEFVGVLAAIVILLVAFGSVIAMGLPILTALFGIGAGIGIIDLISRGVVVPTFGTQLAAMIGLGVGIDYALFIVTRYRAGLHAGQEPRDAVAIALSTSGRAVVFAGCTVVISLLGMLLLGQAFVYGLAFSAIAAVVLVMAAALTLLPALLGYAGRAIDKWHVPRLFHRGEEGGRATLWYRWSRVIQHRPWIAGGASLAVLVVLALPLLSIHLAFTDDGNNPTSTTTRRAYDLLANGFGPGVNGPLVIAVDRRGADPQVARQLAARVAATPGVQSVSPPAFNAAGDTAVVVATPRTSPQDTRTQDLVNHLRDRVVPPALRGTPARAYVGGVTAAAIDVSAQFARRLLWVIGGVVALSFVLLMAVFRSLAVPVKAAVMNLLSIGAAYGVIVAVFQWGWLGSVIGIGKTAPIDPWIPLMLFTILFGLSMDYEVFLLSRIREEWRRTGDNATAVADGLAVTGRVITAAAAIMVCVFGAFVLGEVRTLKVFGLGLAAAVFVDATIVRSVLVPATMELLGRANWWFPRWLDRLVPTVSMEPDVTASEVLEPDRVPEPSTVR; encoded by the coding sequence ATGCGGGCGACGATGCGACAGCCCGGCGAGCAGCAATCGTCGATGGTCTCGACGACCCGCCTCGAGCGGCTGGCGACGTGGTGCTACGACCACCGCCGGCGAGTGGTGCGGGTCTGGCTCGCCGTCCTCGTGGCGGTCATCGCCGTCGGCGCCTTCGTGGTCACGGGCCACTTCGAGGACAAGTTCGGACAGGGGCACGGCGACTCGCGGACGACCCAGACCCTGCTCGACCAGCGGTTCCCCACCCGAGCCGGCGACACCGCCGACATCGTCTTCCACACCCCCGGACCGGTCGCGGCGCCGGCGACTCGCCAGAGCATGCAGGCCGTCATCGCCAGCGTCGTGCACCTGCCTCGCGTCGTCTCGGTGCGGGGCCCGTTCGATCCCACCGCGCACGGGCAGGTCGCCCTCGACGGGCACACGGCGTACGCGGTCATCCAGTTCGACGCCCGGACCGCGAGCCTCGCCAAGCCCGACCTCGTGAAGGTGGTCGACACCGCACGGGCGGCGAACCGCCCGGGCCTCCAGGTCGAGCTCGGCGGGCCGCCGATCAACAAGGCCGAGGGGATCAAGCTCGGGTCGAGCGAGTTCGTCGGCGTCCTCGCCGCCATCGTCATCCTGTTGGTGGCGTTCGGTTCGGTGATCGCGATGGGTCTGCCGATCCTCACCGCGCTGTTCGGCATCGGCGCCGGCATCGGCATCATCGACCTGATCAGCCGCGGCGTCGTGGTGCCCACCTTCGGCACCCAGCTGGCGGCGATGATCGGGCTCGGCGTCGGCATCGACTACGCGCTCTTCATCGTGACGCGGTACCGAGCCGGCCTCCACGCCGGGCAGGAGCCGCGGGACGCGGTCGCGATCGCGCTGTCGACCTCGGGCCGGGCGGTGGTGTTCGCGGGGTGCACGGTCGTGATCTCGCTGCTCGGGATGCTGCTGCTCGGCCAGGCCTTCGTCTACGGCCTCGCCTTCAGCGCCATCGCCGCGGTCGTGCTGGTCATGGCGGCCGCGCTCACGCTGCTGCCCGCCCTGCTCGGCTACGCGGGGCGCGCCATCGACAAGTGGCACGTGCCGAGGCTCTTCCACCGCGGCGAGGAGGGCGGTCGCGCCACCCTCTGGTACCGCTGGAGTCGCGTCATCCAGCACCGCCCCTGGATCGCGGGCGGCGCCTCGCTGGCGGTGCTCGTGGTCCTGGCCCTGCCCCTGCTCTCGATCCACCTCGCCTTCACCGACGACGGCAACAACCCGACGAGCACGACCACCCGGCGGGCCTACGACCTGCTCGCGAACGGGTTCGGGCCCGGCGTCAACGGACCCCTCGTCATCGCCGTCGACCGGCGCGGCGCCGACCCCCAGGTGGCTCGCCAGCTCGCGGCCCGGGTGGCCGCCACCCCGGGCGTCCAGTCCGTCTCGCCGCCGGCGTTCAACGCCGCCGGCGACACCGCGGTCGTCGTCGCGACCCCGAGGACCTCCCCCCAGGACACCCGGACCCAGGACCTCGTGAACCACCTTCGAGACCGCGTCGTGCCGCCGGCCCTGCGAGGCACGCCGGCGCGCGCGTACGTCGGTGGTGTCACCGCCGCCGCGATCGACGTCTCGGCCCAGTTCGCGCGCCGCCTGCTCTGGGTGATCGGCGGCGTCGTGGCGCTGTCGTTCGTGCTGCTCATGGCCGTGTTCCGATCGCTGGCGGTGCCCGTCAAGGCCGCGGTCATGAACCTGCTGTCCATCGGCGCCGCCTACGGCGTCATCGTCGCCGTCTTCCAGTGGGGCTGGCTCGGGTCCGTGATCGGGATCGGGAAGACCGCACCCATCGACCCGTGGATCCCGCTCATGCTGTTCACGATCCTCTTCGGCCTCTCGATGGACTACGAGGTCTTCCTGCTGTCCAGGATCCGAGAGGAGTGGCGCCGCACCGGCGACAACGCCACCGCGGTCGCCGACGGCCTGGCCGTGACCGGCCGGGTCATCACCGCGGCGGCGGCGATCATGGTGTGCGTGTTCGGCGCCTTCGTCCTCGGCGAGGTCCGAACCCTCAAGGTCTTCGGCCTCGGCCTCGCCGCCGCGGTTTTCGTCGACGCCACGATCGTGCGATCGGTGCTCGTGCCCGCCACGATGGAGCTGCTCGGTCGGGCCAACTGGTGGTTCCCGCGCTGGCTCGACCGTCTCGTCCCCACCGTCAGCATGGAGCCCGACGTCACCGCGTCGGAGGTCCTGGAGCCCGACCGGGTCCCCGAACCGTCGACCGTGCGCTGA